Proteins from a single region of Acidimicrobiia bacterium:
- a CDS encoding tRNA-specific adenosine deaminase encodes MTYEELIRIALEEAHRAAQLGEIPVGAVVALNGKILARAHNFREATSDPSAHAEIVALREAGERLGTWRLEGTTVAVTLEPCAMCAGALVNARVRTLVYGCPDPNAGAALSLYNIVQDPRLNHELEVVSGVLARECAAILEQFFEVRRGSPETRHDD; translated from the coding sequence ATGACGTATGAAGAATTGATCCGTATCGCTTTAGAGGAGGCCCATCGGGCGGCCCAGCTGGGAGAAATTCCGGTGGGGGCAGTCGTGGCGCTAAACGGAAAGATTCTGGCCCGGGCTCACAACTTCCGCGAGGCTACTTCCGATCCCAGCGCCCACGCGGAGATTGTAGCGCTTAGGGAGGCGGGAGAAAGGCTTGGGACATGGCGACTTGAGGGCACTACTGTAGCGGTCACCCTCGAACCGTGCGCAATGTGTGCGGGAGCGTTGGTTAATGCCCGGGTACGCACGCTCGTTTATGGCTGCCCAGATCCCAACGCGGGAGCAGCACTCTCGTTGTACAACATTGTCCAAGACCCTAGGCTCAACCACGAGCTTGAGGTGGTGAGTGGGGTGCTCGCTCGGGAATGCGCAGCGATTCTGGAGCAATTTTTCGAAGTGCGGCGAGGAAGTCCGGAGACAAGACATGACGAT
- a CDS encoding DNA repair protein, with the protein MLESHAIAFLVDIRRWPSSRKFPHFNKDSLSTALEQRGIEYEWIEQLGGYRKPSPNSPNTGWKVGSFRAYADFMQTQEFERALARIENKAKDKRTVLMCAEALPHRCHRRLLSDAFVVRGWQVRHIRGRDCEIHCLPAFARVEGKKRISYPGEAKLF; encoded by the coding sequence ATGCTCGAATCTCATGCCATTGCATTTTTGGTGGACATTAGGAGATGGCCCTCATCTCGTAAGTTTCCTCACTTCAACAAAGATTCACTTTCCACGGCCCTCGAACAGCGCGGCATTGAGTACGAGTGGATTGAGCAACTCGGGGGATATCGAAAGCCCAGCCCAAACTCGCCCAACACAGGGTGGAAAGTAGGGTCGTTTAGGGCTTACGCCGATTTCATGCAAACGCAAGAATTCGAGCGAGCCCTTGCGAGGATCGAGAACAAGGCTAAGGACAAACGCACGGTTCTCATGTGTGCAGAAGCACTTCCGCACAGGTGCCACAGGCGCCTCCTCTCCGATGCTTTTGTTGTAAGAGGATGGCAAGTTCGCCACATACGCGGGAGAGACTGCGAAATCCATTGTCTACCCGCATTTGCGCGAGTCGAAGGAAAGAAACGGATCTCCTACCCGGGAGAGGCGAAGCTTTTTTAG